A window of the Desulfovibrio litoralis DSM 11393 genome harbors these coding sequences:
- a CDS encoding DUF3696 domain-containing protein, whose amino-acid sequence MSGELLSFQVKNLRSIKDSGLLDLPPLSILIGENGSGKSSFMRFFQILQQSMGISQKGALSFYGDYVDFGSFKESIHTFHDNEENYIGFSVKLKGIEVESRLFARYGKNLEESTVEFRIEEASNNSTYLSFFKININDDNITMAFDKEDKIEKILINDIDFASEISSLRKLRNKNLVPICFDMRQSERYLYRLGDERAGRELLVLQTKKKAGARIGVKKLNSIFKVPYDSHADLIKNLQTAIDSVTWKNSIANLSIDDKWYKEFRAKLIFSFITPILMGLRRSMEKLVDSIYYVGPVRATAQRYYRLQELDVSKIDPSGLNVPTFINSLSNTQLNDFIEWVNRYFHFKPFRERRTGHTAIGINDLPDSDNIDKKGFNLADMGFGYSQVLPILLQLWNFTQETGRSRRRKEKIFLIEQPELHLHPAFQVKLVQAFIDAVNVSQENKSSKVKLIIETHSQTIINALGRAVEDEKINHNDIAIYIFDKKEGCCSIKKSTFKQNGLLEEWPYGFFSGE is encoded by the coding sequence ATGTCAGGAGAACTTTTATCATTTCAGGTAAAAAACTTACGCTCTATAAAAGACTCAGGGCTTCTCGACCTACCTCCACTAAGTATTTTAATCGGAGAAAATGGCAGTGGTAAAAGCTCTTTTATGCGTTTTTTTCAAATACTTCAACAAAGTATGGGAATATCTCAAAAAGGAGCCTTATCATTTTATGGTGATTATGTAGACTTTGGTAGCTTTAAGGAATCGATTCATACATTTCATGATAATGAAGAAAATTATATTGGGTTTTCTGTGAAGCTCAAAGGAATAGAGGTTGAGTCACGTCTTTTTGCTAGATATGGAAAAAACTTAGAAGAATCTACTGTTGAATTTAGAATTGAAGAAGCCAGCAACAATTCAACATATCTCAGCTTTTTTAAAATAAACATAAATGATGACAACATCACTATGGCTTTTGATAAAGAAGATAAAATAGAAAAAATACTAATTAATGATATTGATTTTGCAAGCGAAATATCTTCTTTAAGAAAATTGAGAAATAAAAATCTTGTGCCAATTTGTTTTGATATGAGACAATCTGAGAGATATCTTTACAGACTAGGGGACGAACGAGCAGGGAGAGAGTTGCTTGTACTACAAACAAAAAAGAAAGCTGGAGCACGGATAGGAGTCAAAAAACTAAATAGTATTTTTAAAGTTCCCTATGACTCCCATGCTGACTTAATAAAAAATTTACAAACGGCAATTGATAGCGTTACATGGAAAAATAGCATTGCTAACCTTTCAATAGACGATAAATGGTATAAAGAGTTTAGGGCTAAGCTGATTTTTTCTTTCATTACGCCTATATTAATGGGGTTGAGACGTTCTATGGAAAAATTGGTTGATAGTATATACTATGTTGGTCCTGTCAGGGCAACAGCACAACGGTATTACAGGCTACAGGAACTAGATGTTTCTAAGATCGACCCTTCAGGCTTGAATGTTCCTACTTTTATAAATAGTTTATCCAATACCCAATTAAATGATTTTATAGAATGGGTTAATAGGTATTTTCACTTTAAACCATTTAGAGAAAGGCGTACTGGGCATACAGCAATAGGTATTAATGACTTGCCTGATTCTGATAATATCGACAAAAAAGGTTTTAATCTAGCTGACATGGGTTTTGGATATTCTCAAGTCTTGCCAATATTGTTACAACTTTGGAACTTTACACAAGAAACTGGGCGTAGCAGAAGAAGAAAAGAAAAGATTTTTCTAATCGAACAACCTGAGTTACATTTACACCCTGCATTTCAAGTAAAATTAGTTCAGGCATTTATTGATGCTGTAAATGTAAGTCAGGAAAATAAATCTAGCAAAGTTAAGCTTATAATAGAAACACATAGCCAAACTATTATTAATGCCTTAGGGAGAGCTGTGGAAGATGAAAAAATAAATCATAATGATATAGCTATATATATATTTGATAAGAAAGAAGGTTGTTGTAGCATAAAAAAATCAACATTCAAACAAAATGGATTACTGGAAGAATGGCCTTATGGCTTTTTCTCTGGAGAATAA